CCCCGACGACCTGCCCGACGGCGAGTTCCTCTCGCTGGACCGGCTGAGTCTGACCACGCACACCGGCACGCACGTCGACGCGCCCTCGCACTACGGCTCGAAGACGACGTACGGCACCGGCGTGCCCCGGCACATCGACGCGATGCCGCTGGAGTGGTTCCTCGCCCCCGGCGTGGTCCTGGACGTCCGGGGCCGCGAGGCGGGCACGGTCGACGCGGCCGACCTGCGCAAGGAGCTCGACCGGATCGGGTACGCGCTCGCCCCGTCCGACATCGTGATCCTGCACACCGGCGCCGCCGCGTGGTCGGGCACCAGCCGGTACTTCACCGACTTCGTCGGTCTCGACGCGAGCGCCATCGCCTTCCTGCTCGACGCGGGCATCCGGGTGGTCGGCACCGACGCGTTCAGCCTGGACGCGCCGTTCGGCACGATCATCGCCGAGTACCGGCGGACCGGGGACCCCGCCGTGCTCTGGCCGGCCCACGTCGCCGGACGCCACCGGGAGTACTGCCAGATCGAGCGGCTCTCGGGACTGGAGAACCTGCCCGCGCCGTACGGCTTCCAGGTGTCGTGCTTCCCGGTGAAGATCGCCGGCGCCGGGGCCGGCTGGGCGCGGGCGGTCGCCCTCGTCGACGACTAGGAGGGCCTCCCGGAGGAGGGCCCCGACCCACCGCCCACTGCCGCACAGGACAGCAGCCGACCCGAGGAGAAACCATGTACAGCACGGACCTCGCCGAGGTCTACGAGACGGTGTACCGCAGCCGGGGCAAGGACTGGGCGGCGGAGGCCGAGGACATCGCGGCCCTGGCCCGCCGTCACACCCCGGGCGCCGACACGCTGCTCGACGTGGCGTGCGGCACCGCCGCCCATCTCGGCCCCTTCAGCAAGCTCTTCGCCACGGCGGAGGGCCTGGAGATCGCGGCGCCGATGCGCGACCTGGCGCTCGAGCGGTGGCCCGGCCTGACCATCCACGAGGGCGACATGCGCGACTTCGACCTCGGCCGCCGGTACTCCGTCGTCACCTGCATGTTCTGCGCCATCGGCTATCTGGGCAGCGTCGAGGAGATGCGCTCCGCCG
This genomic stretch from Streptomyces sp. Go-475 harbors:
- a CDS encoding cyclase family protein; its protein translation is MRIIDLSSPVDSGSFEPDPVVHEVMSPREGALHMRDEMRKHFGIEFDPDDLPDGEFLSLDRLSLTTHTGTHVDAPSHYGSKTTYGTGVPRHIDAMPLEWFLAPGVVLDVRGREAGTVDAADLRKELDRIGYALAPSDIVILHTGAAAWSGTSRYFTDFVGLDASAIAFLLDAGIRVVGTDAFSLDAPFGTIIAEYRRTGDPAVLWPAHVAGRHREYCQIERLSGLENLPAPYGFQVSCFPVKIAGAGAGWARAVALVDD
- a CDS encoding class I SAM-dependent methyltransferase — its product is MYSTDLAEVYETVYRSRGKDWAAEAEDIAALARRHTPGADTLLDVACGTAAHLGPFSKLFATAEGLEIAAPMRDLALERWPGLTIHEGDMRDFDLGRRYSVVTCMFCAIGYLGSVEEMRSAVASMARHLEPGGALIIEPWWFPEQFEEGFVAGDLAREGDRTVARISHSTLQGRATRMEVRFLVGEPSGIRTFTEIDVLTLFTRDEYEQAFRDAGCSVTYRPGPPTGRGLFVGVKEREVSGR